One window of the Salvia splendens isolate huo1 chromosome 1, SspV2, whole genome shotgun sequence genome contains the following:
- the LOC121749167 gene encoding formin-like protein 2, with the protein MGHTCHHLLLHVIFIIIVIFLISFHTFISIDYTNHGHNKAFLNQHSKRLFLFQKFRRFLPLNPINAHFPASPAPAPGPAITHRGSPAPSPVAQRRHPHPRAHKAQKEERGRGKRVMTAVLASVGVSSALCAVAMFFGCRKFKKRRGKQKKRGLPKFMNSMKKVTSDPGPDLFYLKSLESAFQPDKYCLKLNSPTANMCSGENTFDEY; encoded by the coding sequence atggggCACACTTgccatcatcttcttctccacgtgatTTTCATCATCATTGTTATCTTCCTCATCTCTTTCCACACTTTCATCTCAATCGATTACACCAATCATGGCCACAACAAAGCTTTTCTTAATCAACACTCTAAAAGGCTCTTTCTCTTCCAGAAATTCAGACGCTTTCTTCCACTCAATCCCATTAATGCACATTTCCCTGCATCGCCAGCGCCGGCTCCAGGGCCCGCCATTACCCACCGAGGCTCTCCGGCTCCTTCTCCGGTGGCACAGCGGCGGCACCCGCACCCTCGGGCTCACAAGGCGCAGAAGGAGGAGCGAGGGAGAGGCAAGAGAGTTATGACTGCGGTGCTTGCATCAGTCGGGGTTTCCTCGGCATTGTGCGCGGTGGCGATGTTTTTTGGCTGCCGGAAATTCAAGAAACGGCGGGGGAAACAGAAGAAGAGAGGTTTGCCCAAGTTTATGAACTCAATGAAAAAGGTAACCTCAGATCCCGGACCTGATCTTTTCTACCTCAAATCGTTGGAATCTGCTTTCCAACCAGATAAATACTGTCTCAAACTTAACTCCCCCACCGCAAACATGTGCTCCGGCGAGAATACATTTGATGagtattag
- the LOC121749157 gene encoding formin-like protein 11 isoform X2 produces the protein MSREEIKETHSSTRTVASNIPPPPPPPAFLHKSKSLSSSSSPPLSNGNGKALPPLPSSQQVALGKDGCPLPKLKPLHWDKVRAAPNSSTVWDKLRSSSFEFDEEMMESLFGYNLHISMKSEEAKTKTPSPSKHVLEPKRLHNITILSKALNVTAEQVCAALIRGEGLSLQDLEALSKMVPTKEEEAKLASYKGDILELGHAEKLVKAMIQIPSAFARIEAMLYRETFEDEVLHLKKSFSILEEACKELRSSRLFLKLLEAVLKTGNRMNMGTTRGGAKAFKLDALLKLSDVKGTDGKTTLLHFVVQEIIRSEGIRVSDRIMGKIHQKESYRRMGLDMVSGLSTELCNAKKTATIDLDVVASSVANLREGMRRLQGLMGKEMEGGFVRSMRAFIGDGERKLREVQGEEERVLVRVREITEYFHGDVNVSKDESNPLRIFVIVRDFLSMLDNVCKELRASLRSPNPLLPFG, from the exons ATGTCGCGCGAGGAAATTAAGGAAACACATTCTTCTACTCGTACAGTTGCCTCAAACAttccacctcctcctccgcccCCTGCATTTCTTCATAAATCAAAATCTCTCAGCTCATCCTCTTCTCCTCCACTTTCCAACGGCAATGGTAAAGCATTGCCGCCGCTGCCTTCTTCACAACAAGTGGCTTTGGGAAAAGATGGGTGTCCATTGCCAAAGCTGAAACCACTACACTGGGACAAAGTAAGAGCCGCCCCAAATAGCTCCACGGTGTGGGATAAGCTGCGCTCTAGTTCATTCGA ATTTGATGAGGAAATGATGGAATCACTTTTCGGTTACAACCTCCATATTTCTATGAAGAGCGAGGAAGCCAAGACCAAAACTCCATCTCCAAGCAAGCACGTGCTCGAGCCTAAGAGACTGCACAACATCACCATACTTTCCAAGGCCTTGAACGTCACCGCAGAGCAAGTTTGCGCTGCATTAATCAGAG GGGAAGGTTTGTCCCTTCAAGATTTGGAAGCACTGTCAAAGATGGTGCCGACAAAGGAAGAAGAGGCGAAGCTCGCCAGCTACAAAGGCGACATACTCGAATTGGGGCATGCGGAGAAGCTGGTTAAGGCAATGATCCAGATACCATCCGCGTTTGCAAGGATCGAAGCAATGCTCTACAGGGAAACCTTCGAAGATGAAGTTCTTCATCTCAAGAAATCATTCTCAATACTCGAG GAAGCATGCAAGGAGCTGAGGTCGAGCCGGCTCTTCCTGAAGCTCCTGGAGGCAGTGCTGAAGACGGGGAACAGGATGAACATGGGCACCACAAGAGGAGGGGCGAAGGCCTTCAAGCTGGACGCCCTCCTCAAGCTCTCCGACGTGAAGGGGACGGATGGCAAGACAACGCTGCTCCATTTCGTGGTCCAGGAGATCATCCGGTCCGAGGGGATACGCGTCTCAGACAGAATCATGGGCAAAATCCATCAAAAAGAAAGCTACAGGAGGATGGGGCTGGATATGGTGTCGGGCTTGAGCACCGAGCTTTGCAACGCCAAGAAAACGGCCACCATTGATCTGGACGTGGTTGCAAGCTCGGTGGCGAATCTGAGGGAGGGAATGAGACGGCTGCAGGGGCTCATGGGGAAGGAGATGGAGGGGGGGTTTGTGAGGTCGATGAGGGCGTTCATCGGAGACGGGGAGAGGAAACTGAGGGAGGTGCAGGGGGAAGAGGAGAGGGTGCTGGTGCGTGTGAGGGAGATTACAGAGTATTTTCATGGGGATGTGAATGTGAGCAAGGATGAGTCGAATCCGTTGAGGATATTTGTGATAGTGAGGGATTTCTTGAGTATGTTGGACAATGTTTGCAAGGAGCTGAGGGCCTCACTGCGCTCTCCGAATCCGCTTCTTCCCTTCGGATAG
- the LOC121749157 gene encoding formin-like protein 11 isoform X1 produces MSREEIKETHSSTRTVASNIPPPPPPPAFLHKSKSLSSSSSPPLSNGNGKALPPLPSSQQVALGKDGCPLPKLKPLHWDKVRAAPNSSTVWDKLRSSSFEFDEEMMESLFGYNLHISMKSEEAKTKTPSPSKHVLEPKRLHNITILSKALNVTAEQVCAALIRGMLCSPKVLDFSLLCDQYLSATGEGLSLQDLEALSKMVPTKEEEAKLASYKGDILELGHAEKLVKAMIQIPSAFARIEAMLYRETFEDEVLHLKKSFSILEEACKELRSSRLFLKLLEAVLKTGNRMNMGTTRGGAKAFKLDALLKLSDVKGTDGKTTLLHFVVQEIIRSEGIRVSDRIMGKIHQKESYRRMGLDMVSGLSTELCNAKKTATIDLDVVASSVANLREGMRRLQGLMGKEMEGGFVRSMRAFIGDGERKLREVQGEEERVLVRVREITEYFHGDVNVSKDESNPLRIFVIVRDFLSMLDNVCKELRASLRSPNPLLPFG; encoded by the exons ATGTCGCGCGAGGAAATTAAGGAAACACATTCTTCTACTCGTACAGTTGCCTCAAACAttccacctcctcctccgcccCCTGCATTTCTTCATAAATCAAAATCTCTCAGCTCATCCTCTTCTCCTCCACTTTCCAACGGCAATGGTAAAGCATTGCCGCCGCTGCCTTCTTCACAACAAGTGGCTTTGGGAAAAGATGGGTGTCCATTGCCAAAGCTGAAACCACTACACTGGGACAAAGTAAGAGCCGCCCCAAATAGCTCCACGGTGTGGGATAAGCTGCGCTCTAGTTCATTCGA ATTTGATGAGGAAATGATGGAATCACTTTTCGGTTACAACCTCCATATTTCTATGAAGAGCGAGGAAGCCAAGACCAAAACTCCATCTCCAAGCAAGCACGTGCTCGAGCCTAAGAGACTGCACAACATCACCATACTTTCCAAGGCCTTGAACGTCACCGCAGAGCAAGTTTGCGCTGCATTAATCAGAGGCATGTTATGTTCACCAAAAGTCCTTGATTTCTCCCTTTTATGTGATCAATATCTATCTGCAACAGGGGAAGGTTTGTCCCTTCAAGATTTGGAAGCACTGTCAAAGATGGTGCCGACAAAGGAAGAAGAGGCGAAGCTCGCCAGCTACAAAGGCGACATACTCGAATTGGGGCATGCGGAGAAGCTGGTTAAGGCAATGATCCAGATACCATCCGCGTTTGCAAGGATCGAAGCAATGCTCTACAGGGAAACCTTCGAAGATGAAGTTCTTCATCTCAAGAAATCATTCTCAATACTCGAG GAAGCATGCAAGGAGCTGAGGTCGAGCCGGCTCTTCCTGAAGCTCCTGGAGGCAGTGCTGAAGACGGGGAACAGGATGAACATGGGCACCACAAGAGGAGGGGCGAAGGCCTTCAAGCTGGACGCCCTCCTCAAGCTCTCCGACGTGAAGGGGACGGATGGCAAGACAACGCTGCTCCATTTCGTGGTCCAGGAGATCATCCGGTCCGAGGGGATACGCGTCTCAGACAGAATCATGGGCAAAATCCATCAAAAAGAAAGCTACAGGAGGATGGGGCTGGATATGGTGTCGGGCTTGAGCACCGAGCTTTGCAACGCCAAGAAAACGGCCACCATTGATCTGGACGTGGTTGCAAGCTCGGTGGCGAATCTGAGGGAGGGAATGAGACGGCTGCAGGGGCTCATGGGGAAGGAGATGGAGGGGGGGTTTGTGAGGTCGATGAGGGCGTTCATCGGAGACGGGGAGAGGAAACTGAGGGAGGTGCAGGGGGAAGAGGAGAGGGTGCTGGTGCGTGTGAGGGAGATTACAGAGTATTTTCATGGGGATGTGAATGTGAGCAAGGATGAGTCGAATCCGTTGAGGATATTTGTGATAGTGAGGGATTTCTTGAGTATGTTGGACAATGTTTGCAAGGAGCTGAGGGCCTCACTGCGCTCTCCGAATCCGCTTCTTCCCTTCGGATAG